DNA from Deltaproteobacteria bacterium:
GCTGGCGCGCGAGATCGTCGAGCCCGGCCAGGAAGCCTGGCGCGAGATCGTCGCGTTGTTCGGCCGCGAGGCGCTGCGCAAGGACGAGACCCTGGACCGGGCGTACCTGCGCGGAATCGTCTTCAAGGAACCCGCGCTGCGCCGGCGCCTGGAGGAGATCACCCACCCGCGAATCCGCGCCCTGGCCCGGCAGCGCATCGTGGAACGATCGCGTGACCACGACTTCGTCATCTACGATGCGCCGCTTCTCTTCGAGGCCAAAATTCATCACTGGCTCCGTCCGGTCCTGTTGGTGGCGTGCTCGCGCGCGACCCAGGAGCAACGGCTGCGCCAACGCGACGGGCTTGCCGAGGCGGACGTCGCAAGGCACCTGAAGGCGCAAATGTCCATGGAGGAGAAACGCCGGATGGCCGACTTCGTCGTCGAGAACGACGGCACCCTGGCGGAACTCGAACGGAACGTTGCGCGGGTCTGGCAAGCCGTCCTGGCTACTTCGCCCGCTCGATATATTTTCCTTCTGACGGATCCACCCGAATCCGATCACCCACCTGGATGAACGGCGGCACCTGCACCGTCACGCCGGTCTCCAGCCGGGCGGGCTTGTAGGATGCGGACGCGGTAGCTCCCTTCATGGACGGCTCCGTCTCCACCACCTCCAGCTCCACGGCCGAGGCAAGGCTCACTCCCACGGGACTGCCCTCGTACAACTCCACGTTCACCACCTGGTTGGGCAGGAGGAAAGGCAGGATGTCCCCCACCTCCTCGGACGAGAGTTCCGTCTGCTCGTAGCTCTCGGTGTCCATGAAGTTGTGACGGTCGTCCTCGGCGTAGAGGTACTGCATCTCACGGCTCTCAAGGGTGGCCCGGTCGACCCGATCGTCGGAGCGGAACTTGTGCTCGGTGCCCACGCCGCTGCGCAGGTTCTTGAGCTTGGTCTGCATGAAGCCGTGGCCCTTGCCGGGGGTGAGATGCTTTACGGCGGTAACCCGGTAGAGGTCGTCGTCGTAGATGATGATCATGCCGGGTCGCAGCGCTGTCGCGTTGATCATGTCGTCGCTTGTCCTTTCGTGCGGCACGCCTCGACCGCGCCGGTCGGGGTGCCGGTTCCCTCACCCCGGCGGCCACGCCAGCGACCGGCCGCCCAACAGGTGCAAATGAACGTGATGGACGCTTTGGGCCGCGTCCCGGCCGGTGTTCACCACCAGGCGGAACCCGCTCTCGGCCACGCCCTGGTCCACCGCAACCTGCCGGGCTACCTCCGTCGCGTGCCCCAGCACCTCGCCGTCCCCCGGCTCAAGTTCCGCCAGGCTGCCGATGTGCCTGAGGGGGATGATCAGGATGTGCACCGGCGCCTTGGGGTCGATGTCCCTGAACGCAAGCACCGAGTCGTCCCGGTACACGATGCCGGCGGGGATTTCCCCGCTCGCGATGCCGCAGAACAGGCAGTCTGCCACGTTCCGTTCACCTCCGTCAGTCGTCTTCCGGGCAGAAGGCTCGAACGGTGCCCGCCTCCACCTTGAGCGGGACCCTCCGCAGCCACTCCCCGTGGCACGGCCCCCAAAGACACTCTCCCGTGGTGGGCTCGTACAGCGCACCGTGGTTGGCGCAGATCAGGTAGCGTTCATCCTCGGTGAAGAACTCGCTGTCCACCCAATCCAACGGCAAGGACACGTGCCGGCAGCGGTTCACATAGGCGAACAGCTCACCCTGGAACCCGAAAACGAATCCTTCGAGGCTCTCTCCGCGGCAGCGGAGCGAAAATTTCCGGGCCGCGCCGTCGGGAAAGTCCTCCCGGCGGCCGACCCGCTTGCCCACAGGTCGTCGCGCCATGATGCCGGTCGAGGACCCGGTTCAGTCCGCCACCTCGTGCAGAAAGGAAAAGTCCCCGGCCGGACAACGTACAACGATCTCGCCCCGGTCCACAACCACCGGCAGGGAATAAAGCGAGAGTCCCTCGCACGGACCGTCCACGCAAAGCCCCGTCGCGGGATCATAGAGGGCGCCGTGGGTGGCGCAGATCAGGTGCCGGCCGTCCTCGGTGAAGAACTGGTAGCGGACGAAGTCCAGCGGCGTCACAAGATGGCGGCAACTGTTGATGTAGGCATGGAACCGCCCGGCGTGATTGATCACGAAGCAATCGATCCGGTACTTGCCGCAGATGAGCCAGAACTTCTTCACCGTCCCCGCCGGCAGCTCGTCCACGGCCGCCACCACCTTTCCGCCCGCCCGCGCCTCGCTTCGCATGCGCACGCGGTCGCGCCGGAAGCGCAGCCGCCGCACGGTCAACGCCACGAGATACACGGCCAGGAACACGGCCGATGCATAGAGGGTCAGTTCCATGACGAGTCAGTTCCGGGACACGGGCGCGGCCCGCGGCGATTAATCGGCGTTTCCCTGGTTCGACCCCGGCGGCTTCTCCGTTGTCTTGCGAATGCGCTGGACGTCGTCGGGGCTCTGGCGTTCGTTGATGCCCATGATCTGCAAGAGTTCGTTGGTCATGTCGGCCGTAAGGCGGTCGCGCACGCTGCCGCGCCCGTGGGGGTTGGCCTTGAGAAAGCGCATGATCTTTTCCGGGTGGACGCCGGTCTCCTCCAGACGGTCCAGCAACTCGCTGAAACCCACCTGGCCGGCACAAGCCTGAGTAGTCTCCGCCAGCCGCCGGCATTCCTTGCAGCTCCGGGCCAGCAGGCCGGCGCGTTCGCCACAGTAGATGCAGACCGCCATCTCAAGCCTTGCCCGGCAATCGGGCGAGCAGCGTCCGAATCCTGTCGTTGGATGACTTGCTCCCGGCCACGAGCTGCTGCAACACCGGCTCCGGCCGGTTGAACACGGGCCGCTCCCCCTCCCCGGTGGCGGTTCGGCCCCCGGCCTCCTCGACGAGGACGATGCCAGCGCACACGTCCCACTCCTTGACCCGACGAAACGTCAGGGTCGCATCGGCGCGGCCCCGGGCCACCGCGGCGAGACGGTAGGCGATGCTGCCCATGGGCTCCAGCTCGAACTCCCGCGCCAGCTCGTCCAGGCGCCGGCGCGGCTCCGACCGGCTGATGAGCAAGGACAGGCGCCGGTCATCGCCGTTGCTCGCCACGCTGAGCGGCGCAGGGGAGCCCCCCGTATTCAACCATGCACCGCCTCCCGCCACCGCGCCGAAAAGCTCCTCGTGCAGCGGATGGTAGATCACTCCCAGGACCGCGGCTCCGTCCACCGCCAAGCCGATGGAAACGCAGAACTCGGGGATGCCGCGGATGAACTCGCGCGTGCCGTCCAGCGGGTCCACGATCCACACCCGGCGCTTGCCCAGCCGGTCGGGATTGTCCGCGTCCTCCTCCGAGAGCCACGCGTCGTCCGGAAAGCGTGTTCCGAGGATCTCGCGGATGGTCCGGTTGGCCATGAGGTCGGCGGTGGTCACCGGGTTGCCGCGGGATTTTTCCGTCACCTGGTACTCGCCGCGATAGAGCCGGGCGATGATGCCTCCCGCCTCCCGCGCCGCCTCCGAAGCTGCCTCGTACTCCCTCCCGAGCGCCACGGGTCCGTCCAGGGCGCGGGACCGCGTGCTGGACAAAGCTCGTCCCGAGGGTCCATAATGAGGTTCCGCCATTGTCTGAACTATAACAGAATACCCGGAAAAGACGCGAAAGCAGTGCCATCCATGACACCCCCCGACCCGGCCCCGACAACCAAGGCTGTCTTCCTGGACGCCGCCGGAACCCTGTTCGAGTCCGTCAAGCCCGTCGCCATGACCTACGCGGAGCTGGCGCGGCAGTACGGCAAGGACGTGCCCTTCGAGGAGGTGTCGCGGCGCTTCCGCGAGTGCTTCGCCGGCGCCCCGCCCATGGCGTTCCCGGAAACCGACGGCGCGCGCCTGGTGGCGCTGGAGCGGGGCTGGTGGCGCGACGTGGTCTGGAACGTGTTCGAGTCCACGGGCCCGTTCCCGCGCTTCGACGACTATTTCGGCGCGCTGTTCGCCTACTTTGCCCGCGCCGATTCGTGGGCGCTGTTCGATGATACCGAGACGGTCCTGAAAGGGCTCAAGGCGCGCGGCCTCATCCTCGTGATGATCTCGAACTTCGACTCGCGGGTGCTGAAGATCGTCCGTGGGCTGGGCATCGCGGACTACTTCGACTCGGTGTTCATCTCCAGCAGCGCCGGTTTCGCCAAGCCCGAGGCCGGCATCTTCCGGCTGGCGCTGGAGCGCCACGGCATCGCCGCGCACGAGGCCGTGCACGTGGGCGACAGCCCCGAGACCGACGTGGAGGGTGCGCGCAACGCCGGTGTCCGCCCCGTGCTGCTGGACCGGAGCGGCGGGCTCGAAAGCGACGGCATCGCGCGCATCCGCGTCCTCGGCGAGTTGATGAGTCTGCTTTAGTCGTCTAATAACGTCTGACACACGACCGGAGGTAGGATCATGGCGATCATCGACGCGGACGCACACGTGCTGGAGACCAACAAGACCTGGGAGTACATGGAGGGCGCGGAGAAGGCCTACCGTCCCCAGATCGTGACGGCCCAGAACGGCACCGGCGACGAAGGCGAATACTGGCTGGTGGACGGACGGCTGTACATCAAGTCGGACAACGTCGGCAAGGACACGCCCGAAGAGTCCCGCGAGATGGCGGACGTGTCCTCCCGGCTGCGCCACATGGACGAGATGGGGGTTGCGATCCAGGTGCTCTACCCCACCATCTTCCTGCGCCCGGTCACGGACAAGCCCGAGGTGGAGCTGGCGCTGTTCAAGAGCTACAACCGCTGGCTATGCGACATCTGGAAGCAGGGCCAGGACCGCCT
Protein-coding regions in this window:
- the coaE gene encoding dephospho-CoA kinase (Dephospho-CoA kinase (CoaE) performs the final step in coenzyme A biosynthesis.) encodes the protein MAKVIGLTGGIATGKSTVSRILSDRAAIVDADRLAREIVEPGQEAWREIVALFGREALRKDETLDRAYLRGIVFKEPALRRRLEEITHPRIRALARQRIVERSRDHDFVIYDAPLLFEAKIHHWLRPVLLVACSRATQEQRLRQRDGLAEADVARHLKAQMSMEEKRRMADFVVENDGTLAELERNVARVWQAVLATSPARYIFLLTDPPESDHPPG
- the efp gene encoding elongation factor P, yielding MINATALRPGMIIIYDDDLYRVTAVKHLTPGKGHGFMQTKLKNLRSGVGTEHKFRSDDRVDRATLESREMQYLYAEDDRHNFMDTESYEQTELSSEEVGDILPFLLPNQVVNVELYEGSPVGVSLASAVELEVVETEPSMKGATASASYKPARLETGVTVQVPPFIQVGDRIRVDPSEGKYIERAK
- a CDS encoding histidine triad nucleotide-binding protein, translated to MADCLFCGIASGEIPAGIVYRDDSVLAFRDIDPKAPVHILIIPLRHIGSLAELEPGDGEVLGHATEVARQVAVDQGVAESGFRLVVNTGRDAAQSVHHVHLHLLGGRSLAWPPG
- a CDS encoding Rieske 2Fe-2S domain-containing protein; this encodes MARRPVGKRVGRREDFPDGAARKFSLRCRGESLEGFVFGFQGELFAYVNRCRHVSLPLDWVDSEFFTEDERYLICANHGALYEPTTGECLWGPCHGEWLRRVPLKVEAGTVRAFCPEDD
- a CDS encoding Rieske 2Fe-2S domain-containing protein; translation: MELTLYASAVFLAVYLVALTVRRLRFRRDRVRMRSEARAGGKVVAAVDELPAGTVKKFWLICGKYRIDCFVINHAGRFHAYINSCRHLVTPLDFVRYQFFTEDGRHLICATHGALYDPATGLCVDGPCEGLSLYSLPVVVDRGEIVVRCPAGDFSFLHEVAD
- a CDS encoding 3'(2'),5'-bisphosphate nucleotidase CysQ; the protein is MALGREYEAASEAAREAGGIIARLYRGEYQVTEKSRGNPVTTADLMANRTIREILGTRFPDDAWLSEEDADNPDRLGKRRVWIVDPLDGTREFIRGIPEFCVSIGLAVDGAAVLGVIYHPLHEELFGAVAGGGAWLNTGGSPAPLSVASNGDDRRLSLLISRSEPRRRLDELAREFELEPMGSIAYRLAAVARGRADATLTFRRVKEWDVCAGIVLVEEAGGRTATGEGERPVFNRPEPVLQQLVAGSKSSNDRIRTLLARLPGKA
- a CDS encoding HAD-IA family hydrolase, which produces MTPPDPAPTTKAVFLDAAGTLFESVKPVAMTYAELARQYGKDVPFEEVSRRFRECFAGAPPMAFPETDGARLVALERGWWRDVVWNVFESTGPFPRFDDYFGALFAYFARADSWALFDDTETVLKGLKARGLILVMISNFDSRVLKIVRGLGIADYFDSVFISSSAGFAKPEAGIFRLALERHGIAAHEAVHVGDSPETDVEGARNAGVRPVLLDRSGGLESDGIARIRVLGELMSLL